A region of Peromyscus maniculatus bairdii isolate BWxNUB_F1_BW_parent chromosome 7, HU_Pman_BW_mat_3.1, whole genome shotgun sequence DNA encodes the following proteins:
- the Isl2 gene encoding insulin gene enhancer protein ISL-2, producing MVDIIFHYPFLGAMGDHSKKKPGTAMCVGCGSQIHDQFILRVSPDLEWHAACLKCAECSQYLDETCTCFVRDGKTYCKRDYVRLFGIKCAQCQVGFSSSDLVMRARDSVYHIECFRCSVCSRQLLPGDEFSLREHELLCRADHGLLLERAAAGSPRSPGPLPGARGLHLPDAGSGRQPSLRTHVHKQAEKTTRVRTVLNEKQLHTLRTCYAANPRPDALMKEQLVEMTGLSPRVIRVWFQNKRCKDKKKSILMKQLQQQQHNDKASLQGLTGTPLVAGSPIRHENAVQGSAVEVQTYQPPWKALSEFALQSDLDQPAFQQLVSFSESGSLGNSSGSDVTSLSSQLPDTPNSMVPSPVET from the exons ATGGTggatattatttttcattatcctTTTCTGGGTGCTATGGGGGATCATTCCAAGA AGAAGCCCGGGACGGCCATGTGCGTGGGCTGCGGGAGTCAGATCCACGACCAGTTTATCCTTCGGGTGTCGCCCGACCTCGAGTGGCACGCCGCCTGTCTCAAGTGCGCCGAGTGCAGCCAGTACCTGGACGAGACGTGCACGTGCTTCGTGAGAGACGGGAAAACCTACTGCAAGCGGGACTACGTCAG GCTGTTCGGCATCAAGTGCGCCCAGTGCCAGGTGGGCTTCAGCAGCAGTGACCTGGTGATGCGGGCGCGGGACAGCGTGTACCACATCGAGTGCTTCCGCTGCTCCGTGTGCAGCCGCCAGCTGCTCCCGGGAGACGAATTCTCGCTGCGGGAGCACGAGCTGCTCTGCCGAGCCGACCACGGCCTCCTGCTGGAGCGCGCTGCGGCCGGCAGCCCGCGTAGCCCCGGCCCGCTCCCCGGCGCCCGCGGCCTGCATCTGCCAG ATGCCGGGTCGGGGCGACAGCCCTCGCTGCGCACGCACGTGCACAAGCAGGCAGAGAAGACGACCAGGGTGCGGACTGTTCTCAACGAGAAGCAACTGCACACGCTGCGGACGTGCTACGCCGCCAACCCGCGGCCCGACGCGCTCATGAAGGAGCAGCTAGTGGAGATGACCGGCCTGAGCCCGCGGGTCATCCGCGTGTGGTTCCAGAACAAGCGTTGCAAGGACAAGAAGAAGTCCATCCTCATGAAgcagctccagcagcagcagcacaacgACAAGGCG AGCCTCCAGGGACTGACCGGGACGCCTCTGGTGGCGGGCAGTCCCATCCGCCACGAGAACGCGGTGCAGGGCAGCGCAGTTGAGGTGCAGACCTACCAGCCGCCTTGGAAAGCGCTCAGCGAGTTCGCACTCCAGAGTGACCTGGACCAACCCGCCTTTCAGCAGCTG GTCTCCTTCTCCGAGTCTGGCTCCCTAGGCAACTCCTCCGGCAGCGACGTGACCTCTCTGTCCTCACAGCTCCCGGACACCCCCAACAGTATGGTGCCGAGTCCCGTGGAGACGTGA